The genome window ACGCtacttcatttaaattttatctaaacTCCACCTTTCCACCAAAACCTAAAATAAccacatattttcctttttagatGCTGCActtatgcttgtgtttctcctTTGAGGGAGCAGTAGTTTAGTTCAGCTTTTGTTTCCAGATTTGAATGATTTAAGAGTACTTTAACAAGTGAATCTGAATATGTATAGTAATGTAACATTTTAACTTTTGCAGAAAGTTTTATAATTATCTAAAGACTGTTTACCTTATCCTTTTATGGACAACAACAAGACCTTTTGGTCAGTcacatttcttattttccttttcatttttatgaataaaagatTCAGTTGactttgtttctggttttttaaaattatgttttatttaatgagtgcttcttcatttaaaaataatataatctggTCACAAAGGCTACATTCTCATCTCTGGCCATGAGATGGTCATAGTTCTAGGCGTCAAATGCTGTTCTACGACCAATTGATCTTGATCTCTTCCTagagctgattttaaaaatcattcttttagAATCTGCCTCTCTGATATGCTCACTCTGAATTTGTTATTTGTATCAGAAATAAACTCATGTATATATTAAACTAGCAAAAATGTggaattattttagtaatttgtaTGGAAATGTTTCTAAGGAGCAGGGTGAGATTGTACCTCTACTTATGACATTTATAACTGCAGACATCTATTTAGCTTATATGTATGCATTCCAGGAATTCAAGCAAAGGGCAAAAGATCGTGATGCTTTCCATGTCATTCAGGATTGCAGTGGTTTGccatacaaataaagaaaattaagtaaaagTGGGAAGACCTGTAAAATACAGTGGACAGATTGTTTATGGCTAACAGAAAATACAGAGTTCCTTTTCATAAGAGAGTTGGACAGAAGAAACAgtatttttcatattcttatttGCAAAAACTTTTCTAATATGTCATTAAGTAAAATCTGATCACAAATACAGCCTTTTCTCCTGTAAGAGCTGTCCTAACTCTTCTGTTTAGCTACACTTGCATaagtattttcaatttctttgtctTCAGGACACGTGTGGGTAAATTCTTCACGGGCATAGGCATTGTGGAGATAACGCCAGACTCCTGAGAATTCTGCTGGAATGTCAAAGTCACGATATTTCTTGGCAGCAACCTagaattttgcaaaaaaaaaagaggaaaaagaaaggcatCAGTAATATGTCTACTATGTAGAAATATATCTTAGAAGTCAAGATTATCAAAGGCATCTTATCGACACAAAAAGCACTATAAAATAAACTATGAAGTATACTCGAATCTTGGACTATTTTGATGTTTTGTCTACAAATGTTGACAAAACCATATGCTTACAATCATGTTTATATTGATTCCATATTTAATTATGACTATATTTAGTGGAAGGAAGCACAGAAAATGAGCACATATCCACCACCACTAGACTAAGAGTTTATTTAGAGTCCTGTCTTATTTCTTTACGTATTCTCTGTGTTTGGCATAGGACTCAGAGAGTAAATTCTGCATAAGTctgtgcaataaatatttgttaaatttatgatTAATTCATCATAATATGAATAGCCCAAATTGGTTATTCCCTATTATGatctaggcactgttctaagcattttacatgctttaatttatttaattctcttaACAATTCTGTAAAATAGGTAATATTATTatcctttataaaataaagacaagacaGTGGAAAATACCTTCtgatttagaaagaaagaaacaagttttggccgggcgcggtggctcatgcctgtaattctagcactttgggaggtcaaggcaggtggatcacttgagcccaggagttcaagaccagcctgcgcaacatggtgaaaccctgtctctacaaaaagtacaaaaaattagccaggtgtagtggcatgcacctgtagtctcagctactcaagaggctggggtgggaagactgcttgagccttggaggtgggggttgcaataagccttgatcatgccactgcactccaacctgggtgacagagcaagatcctatctcaaaaaagaaaaaaaaaaagaaacaagttttaaTACTTCCCAGAAGAGATCATTATGGATTTTCTgtctaaagagaaaaaagagatgtAGATACTacacatgatgatgatgatgatgataatgacaaaGCTATAATATAATAATACTGCACTGGAAGGTCACTGTGCTTTGTGCTGGCAACTGGCAAACCCCTCCCACCCATTCAGCCTGCCCTATAAAGACTTACTTTAATAATGTTCAGCTTGGGTAACAAGCTACAATCAGCCAGTGTTAGCTGATCCCCATCCAAGAATAGTCTTCTGGAAACTGTGGGTTCCTCAGCACTGTCTGGATCAATTTCATCCAGAAGTGGGGTGTTTAAGTAGTCATCCAGACGCTTGAATTCTTTGAGCAGAGATTTTTCAAAATCTGAGGCAATGAAGGACTTGTAAATGTATTGTCTTTTGACTAAATACAGTCTAAATATGCTTTCCTCACATTTAGACACCTCTATCTATACATACTGCTTACACTGGCTCTTCAACATCTAGTTAACTATTTAGAATGCTCAACTACTCACTGATACGACAAAGTAAGATCAAATAGTGAGTGTAAATCTTTTGGGCTTTTCTTAGGGAGGTGCATTGTCAGgagagtaaaagaaagaaaagtgatacATGTTATCCAACTCAGAAGAGttagaaagtgaaagaaaaaacacagttCTTGTGACTCAGAGGACAATAAACCTATTTAAGAATGTTCATGGGAAATGGTAGGTGCTACAGTTTAAGAAACCTTAAAGGTACACCGTCTTGCAGTTAGTTCACATCTGGTAATTGCTATATTGAATCTTGAGTTCTAAATCTAATAAAACTTCATGCAAGGGAATTTCAGAGGAGAGAACAGACAATGAGGGGAAGACTAGGCTAGTCCCccaaatatactatatattcag of Macaca fascicularis isolate 582-1 chromosome X, T2T-MFA8v1.1 contains these proteins:
- the CLIC2 gene encoding chloride intracellular channel protein 2 isoform X2 → MILWLKGVKFNVTTVDMTRKPEELKDLAPGTNPPFLVYNKELKTDFIKIEEFLEQTLAPPRYPHLSPKYKESFDVGCNLFAKFSAYIKNTQKEANKNFEKSLLKEFKRLDDYLNTPLLDEIDPDSAEEPTVSRRLFLDGDQLTLADCSLLPKLNIIKVAAKKYRDFDIPAEFSGVWRYLHNAYAREEFTHTCPEDKEIENTYASVAKQKS